Proteins from a single region of Nakamurella deserti:
- a CDS encoding hybrid sensor histidine kinase/response regulator, whose product MATLTRDQIRDLFAQEAAGRLTSLDQLLLRLETDGADADLIGSLFREVHTLKGSAAVAGLDDVSTLAHELEELMGRVRSGDTAVTPDVVDVLFAGADRLRAAISGEIPPAVEPPVVTPTVRAAERAPLPTAPPPPAAPEPAPRRPAASDGGVVMVQTERLDELVRMLGESAAAHLRVGRMLQDRFGLDPASSSEYNELSRFLNVLQDRVMRTRMVPVSTITDQLQRAVRDIARAQGKDVRWEVEGAATELDRGVLGQLSDSLLHLVRNAVDHGIEAPGTRGADKPGQATLRLHAWQLGSDVIVALTDDGRGIDTARVAEKAGRLGIDTSSMTDDEILQLIFVSGLSTTDFVTDISGRGVGLDVVKTRVEAARGRIEVRSEPGVGTEFRIVVPITLAVLRCLVVEAGGRRFALPLHRVVLSQAHDASREIQAEGRRVVWVGNEPVTVTPLADTLGLTGEPATGPIVVLTDSDRQHAFQVDRLVHQTDVVLKALSPLLPPLPAVAGAGIEPNGSIFVVLDPPGLIHRARHTTRAAMPAPVAATRALPTRHVLVVDDALTVRELQRSILERAGFGVRTAIDGRQALALLREAPADLVLTDVEMPHMDGFALTEAIRAQPALANMPVLILSSLARDEDRQRGLDVGADGYIVKASFDEAALLSAVDRLLGAVG is encoded by the coding sequence GTGGCGACCCTGACCCGCGACCAGATCCGCGACCTGTTCGCGCAGGAGGCGGCCGGCCGGTTGACCTCGCTGGACCAACTGCTGCTGCGGCTGGAGACCGACGGCGCGGACGCCGACCTCATCGGGTCGCTGTTCCGCGAGGTGCACACGTTGAAGGGATCGGCCGCCGTCGCCGGGCTCGACGACGTGAGCACCCTCGCCCACGAGCTCGAGGAGCTGATGGGCCGGGTCCGTTCGGGCGACACCGCGGTCACCCCCGACGTCGTCGACGTCCTGTTCGCCGGCGCCGACCGGTTGCGGGCCGCGATCAGCGGCGAGATCCCGCCCGCCGTCGAGCCTCCTGTGGTCACGCCCACCGTCCGCGCGGCTGAGCGGGCGCCGCTCCCGACCGCCCCGCCGCCGCCCGCCGCGCCGGAGCCCGCGCCGCGACGGCCGGCCGCGTCCGACGGCGGCGTCGTGATGGTGCAGACCGAGCGGCTGGACGAACTGGTCCGGATGCTCGGCGAGTCGGCCGCCGCGCACCTGCGGGTGGGCCGGATGCTGCAGGACCGGTTCGGTCTGGACCCGGCCTCGTCGAGTGAGTACAACGAACTGTCGCGCTTCCTCAACGTGCTGCAGGACCGCGTCATGCGGACCCGGATGGTGCCGGTCTCGACCATCACCGACCAGCTCCAGCGCGCGGTCCGCGACATCGCCCGCGCTCAGGGCAAGGACGTCCGCTGGGAGGTCGAGGGCGCCGCCACCGAGCTCGATCGCGGTGTGCTGGGCCAACTCTCGGACTCGCTGCTGCACCTGGTGCGCAACGCCGTGGACCACGGGATCGAAGCGCCCGGGACGCGCGGCGCGGACAAGCCCGGCCAGGCCACCCTGCGGTTGCACGCCTGGCAGCTCGGGTCCGACGTCATCGTCGCGCTGACCGACGACGGCCGCGGCATCGACACCGCCCGGGTGGCCGAGAAGGCCGGCCGGCTGGGGATCGACACGTCCTCGATGACCGACGACGAGATCCTGCAGCTCATCTTCGTGTCGGGGTTGTCCACGACCGACTTCGTCACCGACATCTCCGGCCGAGGTGTGGGTCTGGACGTGGTCAAGACCCGCGTCGAGGCCGCCCGCGGCCGCATCGAGGTCCGGTCCGAGCCGGGCGTCGGGACCGAGTTCCGCATCGTCGTCCCGATCACCCTCGCCGTGCTGCGCTGCCTGGTGGTCGAGGCCGGCGGACGCCGTTTCGCCCTGCCGCTGCACCGGGTGGTGCTGTCGCAGGCCCACGACGCCTCCCGCGAGATCCAGGCCGAGGGACGCCGGGTCGTCTGGGTGGGCAACGAGCCCGTGACGGTCACGCCGCTCGCGGACACCCTCGGGCTGACCGGTGAGCCCGCCACCGGGCCCATCGTCGTGCTGACCGACTCCGATCGGCAGCACGCCTTCCAGGTCGACCGGCTGGTCCACCAGACCGATGTCGTGCTGAAGGCGCTGAGCCCGCTGCTGCCGCCACTGCCCGCGGTCGCCGGCGCCGGGATCGAACCCAACGGATCCATCTTCGTCGTGCTCGACCCGCCCGGTCTGATCCACCGCGCCCGGCACACCACCCGGGCCGCGATGCCGGCGCCGGTGGCGGCCACCCGCGCCCTGCCCACCCGGCACGTGCTCGTGGTGGACGACGCGCTGACCGTCCGCGAGCTGCAGCGTTCCATCCTGGAACGGGCCGGCTTCGGCGTGCGCACCGCGATCGACGGTCGGCAGGCGTTGGCCCTGCTGCGGGAGGCGCCCGCCGACCTGGTGCTCACCGACGTCGAGATGCCGCACATGGACGGCTTCGCCCTCACCGAGGCCATCCGGGCCCAGCCGGCACTGGCGAACATGCCGGTGCTCATCCTGAGCTCGCTGGCCCGCGACGAGGACCGGCAGCGTGGCCTGGACGTCGGAGCGGACGGCTACATCGTCAAGGCCAGCTTCGACGAGGCCGCCCTGCTCAGCGCGGTCGACCGGCTCCTCGGAGCAGTGGGATGA
- a CDS encoding chemotaxis protein CheW, which translates to MTGIQAVLLPVGAEVYALGIDWVREVVAGPEVAPLVTAPPFVVGLFNLRGQIVPLFDTAALLGVGRADPVPGAAPFAAVVETADGLAGLAASALPWRSELGAASGPSERPGTAGVHRDGDRVVVLLDPAALLTPERLRGDAREPAPSGAAPWRP; encoded by the coding sequence GTGACCGGCATCCAGGCGGTGTTGCTGCCCGTCGGGGCCGAGGTGTACGCGCTCGGGATCGACTGGGTGCGCGAGGTGGTGGCCGGCCCGGAGGTCGCGCCGCTGGTCACGGCTCCGCCCTTCGTGGTGGGGCTGTTCAACCTGAGAGGTCAGATCGTGCCGCTGTTCGACACCGCCGCGCTGCTCGGCGTGGGACGGGCGGACCCCGTGCCCGGTGCGGCGCCGTTCGCGGCCGTCGTCGAGACCGCCGACGGTCTGGCCGGTCTCGCCGCCAGCGCGCTGCCCTGGCGATCGGAACTGGGTGCGGCGTCCGGACCGTCCGAACGGCCGGGCACCGCCGGCGTGCACCGCGACGGCGACCGGGTGGTGGTCCTGCTGGATCCCGCGGCCCTGCTCACCCCCGAACGGCTCCGCGGCGACGCCCGCGAGCCCGCCCCGTCCGGAGCCGCTCCGTGGCGACCCTGA
- a CDS encoding methyl-accepting chemotaxis protein has protein sequence MVLVSLPLMVVLAVLLTSRASSSLVAANQHEHEKTAQSVVERVRDWLDERRLDVDHLAVTLAADPAGAAASAELAETTETYGAFTTIETVGLDGAVLASSDPATVVDVRGQAWFDQAAAGSPVVTSPAVRDGGIVWVMAQPVLGADGRPAAVLVAQLDPAVLATLLRPLDTGVILAVDAQRQLVYSSAMGEITDGSALLAAGALRTTVDNPAVQQASATGEPGHARYVESGGTDVISGYALLDDLGWVVIVHEAAAEVLAPVDIERDNAVLVVSIAAVVAVAVSVLLAWRTTLPIRRLTETAHAAAGGDLDVRVEPRGANELITLGDAFNAMLATCQSLIHQVNTAGVEVNSAAAELSASSDELAATTAQQSAAVTEVTATTEELARASTAIADTVDDVARQTAETRDNLERAEADIAASSERTLALAGRVSEIDALRVLINDIADQTNLLALNAAIEAARAGENGRGFAVVADEVRRLAERSKTSAGDIATIISAVQGETNATVMAMEKGAKQMQQGLLLLAAVSDANNQVRLTTQQQRTANAQVVETMEQLTDASRQVSATAQQIAAAAGTLAELAGNLETTAATTTLVGANSR, from the coding sequence ATGGTGCTGGTGTCCCTGCCGCTGATGGTGGTGCTGGCGGTGCTGCTGACCAGCCGCGCGTCGTCCAGTCTGGTGGCGGCCAATCAGCACGAGCACGAGAAGACCGCCCAGTCGGTGGTCGAGCGGGTGCGCGACTGGCTCGACGAGCGGCGGCTCGACGTGGACCACCTCGCGGTGACCCTCGCCGCCGATCCGGCCGGTGCCGCGGCGTCGGCGGAGCTCGCCGAGACGACCGAGACCTACGGCGCGTTCACCACGATCGAGACGGTCGGCCTCGACGGTGCCGTGCTGGCGTCGTCGGACCCCGCGACCGTCGTCGACGTCCGCGGCCAGGCGTGGTTCGACCAGGCGGCCGCCGGCAGCCCGGTCGTGACGTCCCCCGCGGTGCGGGACGGCGGCATCGTGTGGGTGATGGCCCAGCCGGTGCTCGGTGCCGACGGCCGCCCGGCGGCGGTGCTGGTGGCCCAGCTCGATCCGGCGGTACTGGCCACGCTGCTCCGGCCGCTGGACACCGGGGTCATCCTGGCCGTCGACGCCCAGCGACAGCTGGTGTACAGCAGCGCGATGGGAGAGATCACCGACGGCAGCGCGCTCCTCGCGGCCGGCGCACTGCGCACGACGGTCGACAACCCCGCCGTGCAACAGGCGTCGGCCACCGGAGAACCCGGTCACGCCCGGTACGTCGAGTCCGGCGGAACGGACGTCATCAGCGGCTACGCCCTCCTCGACGACCTCGGCTGGGTGGTGATCGTGCACGAGGCGGCCGCGGAGGTGCTGGCGCCCGTCGACATCGAGCGCGACAACGCCGTGCTGGTGGTCTCCATCGCCGCCGTGGTCGCGGTCGCGGTGTCGGTCCTGCTGGCCTGGCGCACGACGCTGCCGATCCGCCGCCTCACCGAAACCGCGCACGCCGCCGCCGGTGGCGACCTGGACGTACGGGTGGAGCCGCGTGGAGCCAACGAGCTGATCACCCTGGGCGATGCGTTCAACGCGATGCTTGCGACCTGCCAGAGCCTCATCCACCAGGTCAACACCGCCGGCGTCGAGGTCAACTCCGCCGCGGCGGAACTGTCGGCCTCGTCGGACGAACTGGCCGCCACGACCGCCCAGCAGAGTGCGGCCGTCACCGAGGTCACCGCCACCACCGAGGAGTTGGCACGCGCCTCGACCGCCATCGCCGACACCGTCGACGACGTCGCCCGGCAGACCGCCGAGACCCGGGACAACCTGGAGCGGGCCGAGGCCGACATCGCCGCGTCGAGCGAGCGCACGCTGGCGCTGGCCGGCCGGGTGAGCGAGATCGACGCACTCCGGGTGCTGATCAACGACATCGCCGACCAGACCAACCTGCTCGCGCTCAACGCCGCCATCGAGGCCGCCCGCGCCGGCGAGAACGGCCGTGGCTTCGCGGTCGTCGCCGACGAGGTCCGGCGGCTGGCGGAGCGCTCCAAGACCTCCGCCGGTGACATCGCCACCATCATCTCGGCCGTCCAGGGCGAGACGAACGCGACCGTGATGGCCATGGAGAAGGGCGCCAAGCAGATGCAGCAGGGCCTGCTCCTGCTGGCCGCGGTTTCCGACGCCAACAACCAGGTCCGCCTGACCACGCAGCAGCAACGGACCGCCAACGCCCAGGTCGTCGAGACGATGGAACAGCTCACCGACGCCAGCCGTCAGGTGTCGGCCACCGCACAGCAGATCGCCGCCGCCGCCGGCACCCTCGCCGAACTCGCGGGCAACCTCGAGACCACGGCGGCCACCACCACGTTGGTCGGCGCGAACAGCCGGTGA
- a CDS encoding 4a-hydroxytetrahydrobiopterin dehydratase — protein MTDPLTPAAVDEALTDLTEWRGADGMLLAAYAADTAADALALVAAIGQVAEELNHHPDVDWRYDRVFVATTSHDVGRQLTARDLALAERITALARAAAVTAVPDEARPGA, from the coding sequence ATGACCGATCCCCTGACGCCGGCCGCGGTCGACGAAGCACTCACCGACCTGACGGAGTGGCGCGGCGCCGACGGCATGCTGCTGGCCGCCTACGCCGCGGACACGGCGGCGGACGCCCTGGCCCTGGTCGCCGCGATCGGTCAGGTCGCCGAGGAGCTGAACCACCACCCCGACGTCGACTGGCGCTACGACCGCGTCTTCGTCGCCACCACGAGCCACGACGTGGGAAGGCAGCTCACCGCGCGTGATCTCGCGCTCGCCGAGCGCATCACCGCGCTTGCCCGGGCCGCCGCGGTGACCGCGGTGCCGGACGAGGCGCGACCCGGAGCGTGA
- a CDS encoding NADH:flavin oxidoreductase/NADH oxidase codes for MSLLFSPLTLRGTTFANRVWLAPMCQYSAVDGVVNDWHLVHLGARATGGFGLLLTEAAAVLPEGRISPQDAGLWNDDQTTAWARVVEFVHGQGARIGVQLAHAGRKASTYRPWSPTQGSVPVEDGGWPTVGPSDVAFAGYRAPAELSEREITDIVAAFADAAVRADRAGFDVVELHAAHGYLLHQFLSPRSNLRTDAWGGDLAGRSRLLLQIVHAVRDVWGDKPLLVRLSGTDWVDGGWDVEQTTELSGWLAAAGVDLIDMSSGGNEPASIPVGPGYQVPLAAEVRHRVDIPVGAVGLITEPQQAEQILADGEADVVLLARAALRDPSWPFRAAHELGLDHHEIAYPPQYRRGSWPDRVPAGR; via the coding sequence ATGAGCCTGCTCTTCTCTCCCCTGACCCTGCGCGGCACCACCTTCGCCAACCGGGTGTGGCTGGCGCCGATGTGCCAGTACAGCGCCGTCGACGGGGTGGTGAACGACTGGCACCTGGTGCACCTGGGGGCCCGCGCGACCGGCGGTTTCGGGCTGCTGCTGACCGAGGCGGCAGCCGTGCTGCCGGAGGGCCGGATCAGTCCGCAGGACGCCGGCCTGTGGAACGACGACCAGACCACGGCCTGGGCACGGGTGGTGGAGTTCGTGCACGGGCAGGGTGCCAGGATCGGGGTGCAGCTCGCCCACGCCGGACGCAAGGCGTCCACCTACCGCCCCTGGTCGCCGACCCAGGGCAGCGTTCCCGTCGAGGACGGCGGTTGGCCCACGGTCGGCCCGTCCGACGTCGCGTTCGCCGGCTACCGCGCACCCGCAGAGCTGAGCGAGCGCGAGATCACCGACATCGTCGCCGCTTTCGCCGACGCGGCGGTTCGGGCCGACCGGGCGGGGTTCGACGTGGTGGAGCTCCACGCCGCACACGGATACCTGTTGCACCAGTTCCTGTCTCCCCGGTCGAACCTGCGGACCGACGCCTGGGGCGGCGATCTCGCCGGCCGCAGTCGCCTGCTGCTGCAGATCGTGCACGCGGTGCGCGACGTCTGGGGCGACAAGCCCCTCCTGGTCAGGCTGTCCGGCACCGACTGGGTGGACGGCGGCTGGGACGTCGAGCAGACCACCGAGCTGTCGGGGTGGCTGGCGGCCGCCGGCGTCGACCTCATCGACATGTCGTCGGGCGGCAACGAGCCGGCCTCCATCCCGGTGGGACCCGGCTACCAGGTGCCGCTGGCCGCGGAGGTCCGCCATCGCGTGGACATCCCGGTGGGCGCGGTCGGCCTCATCACCGAGCCACAGCAGGCCGAGCAGATCCTGGCCGACGGCGAGGCCGACGTGGTGCTGCTCGCCCGGGCCGCGCTGCGCGATCCGTCGTGGCCGTTCCGGGCCGCCCACGAGCTGGGGCTGGACCATCACGAGATCGCCTACCCGCCGCAGTACCGGCGCGGCTCGTGGCCGGACCGGGTGCCCGCCGGCCGCTGA
- the galU gene encoding UTP--glucose-1-phosphate uridylyltransferase GalU yields the protein MPKVTKAVIPAAGLGTRFLPATKAVPKEMLPVVDKPAIQLVVEEAVASGLDDVLMITGRNKRPLEDHFDRNFELETTLEAKGDTTKLGLVTASNDLADVHYVRQGDAKGLGHAVLCAEQHVGDNPFAVMLGDDLIDERDHLLQQMIAVHEATGQSVIALMEVPREQTNMYGCAGVSELPASVRSGLEDGLDVFQVTELVEKPDPEVAPSNLAIIGRYVLTPQVFGVLHETQPGRGGEIQLTDALAALIDMDKGAGGGVVGVVFRGRRYDTGDKLDYLKTLVKLASERDDLGGAFNAWLKEFVVSL from the coding sequence GTGCCGAAAGTGACCAAGGCAGTCATCCCCGCAGCGGGACTCGGAACCCGGTTCCTGCCGGCGACCAAGGCGGTGCCGAAGGAGATGCTGCCGGTCGTCGACAAGCCGGCGATCCAGTTGGTCGTCGAGGAAGCCGTCGCCTCCGGGCTGGATGACGTCCTGATGATCACCGGCCGCAACAAGCGGCCGCTCGAGGACCACTTCGACCGCAACTTCGAGCTCGAGACGACCCTGGAGGCCAAGGGCGACACCACCAAGCTCGGACTCGTCACCGCGTCCAACGACCTCGCCGACGTGCACTACGTCCGGCAGGGCGACGCGAAGGGCCTGGGGCACGCCGTGCTCTGCGCCGAGCAGCACGTCGGGGACAACCCCTTCGCGGTGATGCTCGGTGACGACCTCATCGACGAGCGCGACCACCTGTTGCAGCAGATGATCGCCGTGCACGAGGCCACCGGACAGAGCGTCATCGCGCTCATGGAGGTCCCCCGCGAGCAGACGAACATGTACGGCTGCGCGGGTGTGAGCGAGCTCCCCGCGTCGGTGCGGTCCGGCCTCGAGGACGGCCTGGACGTCTTCCAGGTCACCGAACTGGTCGAGAAGCCCGACCCGGAGGTCGCCCCCAGCAACCTCGCCATCATCGGCCGCTACGTCCTCACCCCCCAGGTGTTCGGTGTGCTGCACGAGACCCAGCCCGGCCGCGGCGGCGAGATCCAGCTGACCGACGCGCTCGCGGCGCTGATAGACATGGACAAGGGCGCGGGCGGCGGCGTCGTCGGCGTGGTCTTCCGCGGCCGCCGGTACGACACGGGCGACAAGCTCGACTACCTGAAGACGCTCGTGAAGCTGGCGAGTGAGCGGGACGACCTGGGCGGGGCGTTCAACGCCTGGTTGAAGGAGTTCGTGGTCTCTCTGTAG
- a CDS encoding chorismate-binding protein, with the protein MTGRAWAHFGGRWATDLVEVVDLVGDPAALDRGGWWAVLATFEGRLTGYRFATVRTAPLPVVSGWRGPAPDSWRSSLDADGYVARVGVIRRLVEAGQVYQVNLCRMLDAPLPPGADPAALAGVLAAGNPAPYQGVLHTGDDWVVCASPELFLAADADRLTSAPIKGTAAAGEPFAAKDTAENVMITDLVRNDLNRVCTSDSVRVDALLATESHPGLVHLVSTVSGRRRPGVGWGEILAATFPPGSVSGAPKLAALEVIAELEPVPRGPYCGAVGFVDADRGRAELAVGIRSFFTTTDDDGSRRLRFGTGAGITHPSDPYAEWRETELKAARLIGLASAPAGEVRVTPGLENITA; encoded by the coding sequence ATGACCGGCCGGGCGTGGGCGCACTTCGGCGGCCGCTGGGCGACCGACCTGGTCGAGGTCGTGGATCTCGTCGGCGATCCCGCGGCGCTGGACCGCGGCGGCTGGTGGGCGGTGCTGGCGACCTTCGAGGGCCGGCTGACCGGATACCGCTTCGCCACCGTGCGGACGGCGCCGCTGCCGGTCGTCAGTGGCTGGCGCGGGCCTGCGCCGGACAGCTGGCGGTCGTCGTTGGACGCGGACGGGTACGTGGCCCGGGTCGGCGTCATCCGGCGGCTCGTCGAGGCCGGGCAGGTCTACCAGGTTAACCTCTGCCGGATGCTCGACGCCCCGCTGCCGCCCGGCGCCGACCCCGCCGCGCTGGCCGGGGTGCTCGCCGCCGGCAACCCCGCGCCCTACCAGGGGGTGCTGCACACCGGGGACGACTGGGTGGTGTGCGCCTCCCCCGAGCTGTTCCTGGCCGCCGACGCCGACCGGCTGACGTCCGCACCGATCAAGGGCACCGCGGCGGCGGGCGAGCCGTTCGCGGCCAAGGACACCGCCGAGAACGTGATGATCACCGACCTCGTCCGCAACGACCTGAACCGGGTCTGCACCTCCGACTCCGTCCGGGTGGACGCCCTCCTCGCGACCGAGTCCCACCCGGGGCTCGTGCACCTGGTCTCCACCGTCAGCGGACGACGCCGCCCCGGCGTGGGCTGGGGGGAGATCCTGGCCGCGACGTTCCCCCCGGGGTCGGTCAGCGGCGCACCGAAGCTCGCGGCGCTCGAGGTCATCGCCGAGCTCGAGCCGGTCCCGCGGGGGCCGTACTGCGGCGCGGTCGGGTTCGTCGACGCCGACCGCGGCCGGGCCGAGCTCGCCGTCGGGATCAGGTCCTTCTTCACCACGACCGACGACGACGGCAGCCGGCGACTGCGGTTCGGCACCGGTGCGGGCATCACCCACCCGTCGGACCCGTACGCCGAGTGGCGGGAGACGGAGCTCAAGGCGGCCCGGCTGATCGGGCTCGCCTCGGCGCCGGCCGGCGAGGTGAGGGTCACGCCCGGCCTTGAGAACATCACAGCCTGA
- a CDS encoding NUDIX hydrolase, producing MTASAEPPVRRTGSRVVYRNDWMSVREDDIEFADGTRSIYGVLDKPDYAVIIAVEESAAGPRLHLVEQYRYAIERRSLEFPMGGWPAGKSGTAEELARAELREETGLTADTWVRLGHLVQSTGHSSQAFDVYLATGLTAGDHEREATEGDMEHRVVTEDEFCDLVAGGTITDSPTVAAYGMLLLHRRTLAAAERQGPAGAAAH from the coding sequence ATGACCGCCAGTGCCGAACCCCCCGTCCGCCGGACCGGCTCCCGCGTCGTGTACCGCAACGACTGGATGAGCGTCCGCGAGGACGACATCGAGTTCGCCGACGGCACCCGCAGCATCTACGGCGTCCTCGACAAGCCCGACTACGCCGTCATCATCGCGGTGGAGGAGTCGGCGGCCGGGCCGCGCTTGCATCTCGTGGAGCAGTACCGGTACGCCATCGAGCGGCGGTCGCTGGAGTTCCCGATGGGCGGTTGGCCGGCCGGGAAGTCCGGCACCGCCGAGGAACTGGCCCGCGCCGAGCTCCGGGAGGAGACCGGGCTGACCGCCGACACCTGGGTCCGGCTCGGTCACCTCGTGCAGTCCACGGGGCACAGCTCCCAGGCCTTCGACGTGTACCTGGCCACCGGCCTGACCGCCGGCGACCACGAGCGGGAGGCCACCGAGGGCGACATGGAGCACCGGGTGGTGACCGAGGACGAGTTCTGCGACCTGGTGGCGGGGGGCACCATCACCGACTCACCGACGGTCGCCGCGTACGGGATGCTGCTGCTGCACCGCCGCACCCTGGCCGCCGCGGAGCGGCAGGGCCCGGCCGGCGCCGCGGCGCACTAA
- a CDS encoding CDP-alcohol phosphatidyltransferase family protein encodes MSEDRAAAAPPTTAGTDRIWTIPNLLSFVRLLGVPLLLWLILGPEEDGWAFVVLALSAVSDWADGKLARLLDQFSRLGAVLDPLADRLYILATLFAFVVRGILPWWVAVLIVGRDLVLALCLPVMRRHGYGPFEVHYLGKAATFCLLYALPLLLLAQGDSTLALIARPLALGFTGWGVLLYLWAGALYLGQLLWVVRNTPVVPPERRISVRSATGV; translated from the coding sequence GTGTCCGAGGACCGCGCGGCCGCCGCCCCGCCGACAACCGCCGGCACAGACCGTATCTGGACCATCCCCAACCTGCTGTCGTTCGTGCGGCTGCTCGGCGTGCCGCTGCTGCTCTGGCTGATCCTCGGTCCCGAGGAGGACGGCTGGGCCTTCGTCGTCCTGGCGCTGAGCGCGGTCAGCGACTGGGCCGACGGCAAGCTGGCCCGACTGCTCGACCAGTTCAGCCGCCTGGGCGCGGTGCTGGACCCGCTGGCCGACCGGCTGTACATCCTGGCCACGCTGTTCGCCTTCGTGGTGCGCGGCATCCTGCCCTGGTGGGTGGCGGTGCTGATCGTCGGCCGGGACCTGGTGCTGGCGCTGTGCCTACCGGTGATGCGACGGCACGGGTACGGCCCTTTCGAGGTGCACTACCTCGGCAAGGCCGCCACCTTCTGCCTGCTCTACGCCCTGCCGCTGCTGCTGCTCGCGCAGGGGGACTCGACGCTGGCGCTGATCGCGCGTCCGCTGGCCCTCGGCTTCACCGGCTGGGGCGTCCTGCTCTACCTGTGGGCCGGTGCGCTCTACCTGGGGCAACTCCTGTGGGTCGTCCGCAACACCCCGGTGGTCCCGCCCGAGCGGCGGATCTCGGTGCGGAGCGCGACGGGTGTCTGA
- a CDS encoding DUF881 domain-containing protein, translating to MSDRVPADATPAEPAAERPGPLGPRPSFPAPLLESLAQDHLDPGYQRAADRRRTGGAPARVSGSWLLAGTVVIGLLLGVAFQTTRANSAGVDEARLGLLGDVSRAQADASVLEASVVALNDELRSVQAAAGGGALASLTALEQMNALLAVTGPGLRISLNDPEAATGNGAVLDRDIQLLVNGLWSAGAEAVAIGGVRLRSTSAIRQAGGAILVDNRPVLWPMTIEAIGDPATFQQRFVSTPGFGRFSSFEQLYDVDFEVSPVGDVSLPAAAAVDARYVEQPTATTTAEATTVPESGTAGTGTTTPTS from the coding sequence GTGTCTGACCGCGTTCCCGCCGACGCGACCCCGGCCGAACCGGCGGCGGAGCGCCCGGGTCCGCTCGGTCCGCGCCCGAGCTTCCCGGCGCCGCTGCTGGAGTCCCTCGCGCAGGACCACCTCGATCCCGGATACCAGCGCGCCGCCGACCGGCGCCGGACCGGCGGTGCACCGGCCCGGGTGTCCGGCAGCTGGCTGCTCGCCGGCACCGTGGTCATCGGCCTGCTGCTCGGGGTCGCCTTCCAGACCACCCGGGCCAACTCGGCCGGGGTCGACGAGGCCCGGCTGGGCCTCCTCGGTGACGTCAGCCGCGCTCAGGCCGACGCGTCGGTGCTGGAGGCGTCGGTGGTCGCGCTCAACGACGAGCTGCGGTCCGTGCAGGCGGCGGCCGGCGGGGGCGCACTGGCCAGCCTCACCGCGCTCGAGCAGATGAACGCCCTGCTGGCCGTGACCGGACCGGGGCTGCGGATCAGCCTGAACGACCCGGAGGCCGCCACCGGCAACGGCGCCGTCCTCGACCGCGACATCCAGCTGCTGGTCAACGGGCTGTGGTCGGCCGGCGCCGAGGCGGTGGCGATCGGCGGGGTGCGGCTGCGCAGCACCAGCGCCATCCGGCAGGCGGGCGGGGCGATCCTGGTCGACAACCGCCCGGTGCTGTGGCCGATGACGATCGAGGCGATCGGCGACCCGGCGACGTTCCAGCAGCGCTTCGTCTCGACCCCGGGCTTCGGCCGGTTCAGCTCGTTCGAACAGCTCTACGACGTCGACTTCGAGGTGAGCCCGGTCGGCGACGTCAGCCTGCCGGCGGCGGCCGCGGTGGACGCGCGCTACGTCGAGCAGCCCACCGCCACGACCACGGCCGAGGCCACGACCGTCCCGGAGTCGGGGACCGCCGGGACCGGCACGACCACCCCCACGAGCTGA
- a CDS encoding small basic family protein — protein sequence MYAVVALVIGVVIGLITSPTVPDWLGPYLPIAVVAALDAVLGGLRAKLTHVFDAKVFVVSFVANVLVAALIVFLGDQLGVGSQLSTAVVVVLGIRIFGNAAAIRRHIFKA from the coding sequence GTGTACGCGGTAGTCGCGCTCGTGATCGGCGTGGTCATCGGCCTGATCACCTCACCGACCGTGCCGGACTGGCTCGGCCCCTACCTGCCGATCGCGGTGGTCGCCGCCCTGGACGCCGTTCTGGGCGGGCTGCGGGCCAAGCTCACCCACGTCTTCGACGCCAAGGTGTTCGTGGTGTCGTTCGTGGCCAACGTGCTGGTCGCGGCACTGATCGTGTTCCTCGGTGACCAGCTGGGAGTCGGCTCCCAGCTGTCCACCGCGGTGGTGGTCGTCCTCGGCATCCGGATCTTCGGCAACGCCGCGGCCATCCGGCGGCACATCTTCAAGGCCTGA